From Scleropages formosus chromosome 1, fSclFor1.1, whole genome shotgun sequence, a single genomic window includes:
- the LOC114910587 gene encoding zinc finger protein 660-like isoform X1 has product MMAGAGAEHPSVSLHSLPCESHCFGDTVTSYSEDSAALVDVCVKSEPEDEHISHPEYCTEVQEMGSGLHLDTEHIKSENDLVNVKKDKYDLQLSSNAAVISLPLEQLNSSTCVLYKQFKSEATELKVEQYFQLCESSCTGKDFNEVAQCNIKEECADLQVYDLHTFSCSVSKQYKSKAAVVTVEQNSQPEGSSRTETAFNGPDGNQLKRNSVKLDDIFPVGKVKYYCMQCGRSFSRSCQLKRHQLINCGKQNEYGECGITLFSQLFNSEQQQKVYKCECGMAFSQNSHLKQHQCIYYGGKPHKCGHCGKRFSRSSLLTQHRRIHSTIKPYKCSECGKSFSQSGQLKHHQFIHTGEKPYKCSECGKGFCQGGQLKQHQRVHTGEKPYTCSECGKCFSYKSNLKNHHRIHSGEKPYECSECGKCFSRWSGLNEHRLTHTGEKPCKCSHCGKCFSCASTLKKHQRIHSGEKPYQCNECGKCFCRRNALKQHQLVHTGEKPYPCSECGKRFSRARNLKEHHLVHSGEKPHKCIYCGKSFASKKYLKIHKVAHCKVCKKRGLRK; this is encoded by the coding sequence atgatggcaggagcaggagctgaaCACCCTTCAGTGTCACTGCACAGCCTCCCATGTGAATCACACTGTTTTGGGGACACGGTGACCTCTTACTCTGAGGACTCAGCAGCACTcgtggatgtgtgtgtaaaaagtgagCCTGAAGATGAGCACATTTCCCACCCTGAATATTGTACTGAGGTTCAAGAGATGGGCTCAGGGCTGCACCTGGATACTGAGCACATTAAATCTGAGAATGACCTGGTCAATGTAAAGAAAGACAAATATGATCTACAGCTGAGCAGTAATGCTGCAGTGATCTCCCTTCCATTAGAGCAGTTAAACTCTTCTACTTGTGTTTTATACAAACAATTTAAATCAGAGGCCACTGAATTGAAAGTAGAGCAGTATTTTCAATTATGTGAGTCTTCTTGTACTGGAAAGGACTTTAATGAAGTTGCTCAGTGTAACATAAAGGAGGAATGTGCAGATTTACAGGTGTATGACTTGCACACATTTTCTTGTTCCGTGTCCAAACAATATAAATCAAAGGCAGCTGTAGTCACGGTAGAGCAGAATTCTCAACCAGAAGGATCTTCCAGAACAGAGACGGCATTTAATGGACCTGACGGCAACCAGTTAAAGAGGAATTCTGTCAAGCTGGATGACATATTTCCTGTAGGAAAAGTCAAATATTATTGTATGCAGTGTGGAAGAAGTTTCTCACGCAGCTGTCAGTTAAAACGACACCAACTCATTAACTGTGGAAAACAGAATGAATACGGCGAGTGTGGAATAACTCTTTTTTCTCAGTTATTCAattcagagcagcagcagaaagtgtATAAATGCGAATGTGGGATGGCTTTTTCCCAAAACAGtcacttaaaacagcaccagtgtATTTATTATGGTGGAAAACCACATAAGTGTGGTCATTGTGGAAAGCGTTTTTCTCGATCTAGTCTGTTGACACAACACCGGCGTATTCATTCCACTATAAAACCATATAAGtgcagtgaatgtggaaagagtttttctcaGTCTGGTCAGTTGAAACACCACCAGTTTATTCATACTGGTGAGAAACcgtataaatgtagtgaatgtggaaaggGTTTCTGCCAAGGTGGTCAGTTAAAACAGCATCAGCGTGTTCAtactggtgagaaaccatatacaTGTAGTGAATGTGGTAAATGTTTTTCCTATAAGAGTAACCTAAAAAACCACCACCGTATTCATTCCGGTGAGAAGCCATATGAAtgcagtgaatgtggaaagTGTTTTTCTCGATGGAGTGGCTTAAATGAGCACCGGCTCACTCATACTGGAGAGAAACCATGTAAATGTAGCCATTGCGGAAAGTGTTTCTCCTGTGCAAGTActttaaaaaagcaccagcgtattcattctggtgagaaaccatatcaGTGTAATGAATGTGGGAAGTGTTTTTGTCGCAGAAACGcattaaaacagcaccagctcgTCCACACTGGTGAGAAACCGTATCCTTGTAGCGAATGTGGAAAGAGGTTTTCTCGGGCTCGAAACCTGAAAGAGCACCATCTCGTACATTCGGGTGAGAAACcacataaatgtatttattgtgggaaaagttttgcttcaaaaaagtatttaaaaatccaCAAGGTGGCACATTGCAAGGTCTGCAAAAAAAGAGGCTTAAGAAAGTAG
- the LOC114911044 gene encoding tripartite motif-containing protein 16-like, with protein SPRGLRSEAALCSTGESEVSTHCGHFGNSTIPVVCDVLPVSPSSEFPHCTSVCLSLAPYSVDHAGQRRIRPGLLKYSCQFTLDPNTANRKLVLSEDKRTVTWRGEEQKYPDHPERFDCFRQVLCVESVSDRSYWEVQWTGNEAEIGVTYKGIKRKGDGDDCRLGYNGKSWVLCCTDKRYSVRHNNTPTEISASPSPRVGVYVDCVSGTLSFYSVSSVEPTLLYSFTSTFTEPLYPVFSLWGSDSSVSLCDLE; from the exons TCACCCAggggactcaggagtgaagctgctctctgctctACCGGAGAAAGTGAAGTAAGTACACATTGTGGTCACTTTGGGAACAGTACAATCCCAGTGGTGTGtgatgttctcccagtgtcacCGAGCTCTGAGTTTCCACACTGtacttctgtctgtctctcactcGCTCcctacagtgtggaccatgcTGGACAACgcaggatcagaccagggcTCCTCAAGT ACTCCTGCCAGTTCAcactggaccccaacacagcaaacagaaaaCTAGTCCTGTCTGAGGACAAGAGGACAGTGACATGGAGGGGAGAGGAACAGAAATATCCTGATCATCCAGAGAGATTTGACTGTTTTAGACAAGTTCTGTGTGTAGAGAGTGTGTCTGATCGCTcttactgggaggttcagtggactggaaatgaggctgaaataggagtgacttataaaggaatcaaGAGGAAAGGAGATGGTGATGACTGTCGGCTTGGATACAATGGCAAGTCCTGGGTTCTGTGCTGCACTGATAAGAGATACTCTGTGAGACACAATAACACACCCACTGAAATATCtgcgtccccctcccccagagtaggagtgtatgtggactgtgtgtccggcactctgtccttctacagcgtcTCCTCTGTTGAACCGACCCTCCTGTACAgcttcacctccacattcactgagcccctctATCCTGTGTTTTCGCTTTGGGGTTCAGATTCTTCAGTGTCCCTGTGTGACCTGGAATAG
- the LOC108919738 gene encoding uncharacterized protein LOC108919738 — protein sequence MDPHKSVQEQRPGSPAAICMSMRNDRSMSEPIRSSGGTTMAQDQRPWSPAPSCMSMKSDRSMPEPIRFSGGTAMAQDQRPWSPAPSCMSMKSDRSMPEPIRFSGGTAMAQDQRPWSPAVIYMSMRNDQSMSEPIRFSGGTAMAQDQRPWSPAVIYMSMRNDQSMSEPIRFSGGTAMAQDQRPGSPAAICMSMRNDRSMPEPIRFSGGTAMAQDQRPWSPAPSCMSMKSDRSMPEPIRFSGGTAMAQDQRPWSPGPSCMSMKSDRSMPEPIRFSGGTAMAQDQRPWSPAPSCMSMKSDRSMPEPIRFSGGTAMAQDQRPWSPGPSCMSMKSDRSMPEPIRFSGGTAMAQDQRPGSPAPSCMLMKSDRSMPEPIRFSGGTAMAQDQRLWSPGPSCMSMKSDRSMPEPIRFSGGTAMAQDQRPWSPAPSCMSMKSDRSMPEPIRFSGGTAMAQDQRPWSPAVIYMSMRNDQSMSEPIRFSGGTAMAQDQRPGSLAAICMSMRNDWSMPEPIRLKNGAEQDASVIYSSGHTNARGKRKAPPVASRVSVKRLCVRGRSNEFTGVTFPIGQGCLYTGYTSTSEKQQEMEPSDDKEEMLDQQSYIVVLQRHQLMEPSENLDPESFQRSKSNASLLREIHRDYDVRRVQMKHKTKLESTFKHIFEGIAKQGNPTLLNRIYTELYITEGEREGVNDEHEVWQIESAYRTHSSLDTPINCNDIFKCLPGQERTIRTVLTKGIAGIGKTVSVQKFILDWAEGKANQDIDFIFVLPFRELNLIKDEQYSLLELLHEFYPEIENIKDIRFNKYKVMLIFDGLDESRLPLNFHHMRLSDVKEATSVDVLLTNLIKRILLPSALLWITTRPAAASQIPPEYVDQVTEIRGFNDPQKEEYFHKRFSDEDLANRIISHIQSSRSLYIMCHIPVFCWISATVLEKMLGNDGGEEIPTTLTQMYTHFLLIQTNIKNKKYHGTNETDSRNVSQSDRDLILKLAELAFHQLEKGNIIFYETDLKDCDIDVSEVSVYSGVCTQIFKEESVMYKKKVYCFVHLSIQEFLAALYVIHCHASNKMDSLKLFSEKKSRVSHLEMLLNELHKLAVNKALESKNGHLDLFLRFLLGLSMDSNKSLLQGLFTQTESSSESIKKTVKYIKVLRTKYPSPERYMNLFLCLVELNDFSLLKKVQKYRDSSSGEKLTPAECSCLAYVLLMSNEVLDVFDISTFNTSPEGRIRLIPAVKCCRKAV from the exons ATGGATCCTCACAAAAG CGTTCAGGAGCAGAGACCAGGATCTCCAGCAGCCATCTGTATGTCAATGAGGAATGACCGGTCCATGTCTGAACCCATTAGGTCCAGTGGTGGAACTACCATGGCACAGGACCAGAGACCATGGTCTCCAGCACCCAGCTGTATGTCGATGAAGAGTGACCGGTCCATGCCTGAACCCATTAGGTTCAGTGGTGGAACTGCAATGGCACAGGACCAGAGACCATGGTCTCCAGCACCCAGCTGTATGTCGATGAAGAGTGACCGGTCCATGCCTGAACCCATTAGGTTCAGTGGTGGAACTGCCATGGCACAGGACCAGAGACCATGGTCTCCAGCAGTCATCTATATGTCAATGAGGAATGACCAGTCCATGTCTGAACCCATTAGGTTCAGTGGTGGAACTGCCATGGCACAGGACCAGAGACCATGGTCTCCAGCAGTCATCTATATGTCAATGAGGAATGACCAGTCCATGTCTGAACCCATTAGGTTCAGTGGTGGAACTGCCATGGCACAGGACCAGAGACCAGGATCTCCAGCAGCCATCTGTATGTCAATGAGGAATGACCGGTCCATGCCTGAACCCATTAGGTTCAGTGGTGGAACTGCCATGGCACAGGACCAGAGACCATGGTCTCCAGCACCCAGCTGTATGTCGATGAAGAGTGACCGGTCCATGCCTGAACCCATTAGGTTCAGTGGTGGAACTGCCATGGCACAGGACCAGAGACCATGGTCTCCAGGACCCAGCTGTATGTCGATGAAGAGTGACCGGTCCATGCCTGAACCCATTAGGTTCAGTGGTGGAACTGCCATGGCACAGGACCAGAGACCATGGTCTCCAGCACCCAGCTGTATGTCGATGAAGAGTGACCGGTCCATGCCTGAACCCATTAGGTTCAGTGGTGGAACTGCCATGGCACAGGACCAGAGACCATGGTCTCCAGGACCCAGCTGTATGTCGATGAAGAGTGACCGGTCCATGCCTGAACCCATTAGGTTCAGTGGTGGAACTGCCATGGCACAGGACCAGAGACCAGGGTCTCCAGCACCCAGCTGCATGTTGATGAAGAGTGACCGGTCCATGCCTGAACCCATTAGGTTCAGTGGTGGAACTGCCATGGCACAGGACCAGAGACTATGGTCTCCAGGACCCAGCTGTATGTCGATGAAGAGTGACCGGTCCATGCCTGAACCCATTAGGTTCAGTGGTGGAACTGCCATGGCACAGGACCAGAGACCATGGTCTCCAGCACCCAGCTGTATGTCGATGAAGAGTGACCGGTCCATGCCTGAACCCATTAGGTTCAGTGGTGGAACTGCCATGGCACAGGACCAGAGACCATGGTCTCCAGCAGTCATCTATATGTCAATGAGGAATGACCAGTCCATGTCTGAACCCATTAGGTTCAGTGGTGGAACTGCCATGGCACAGGACCAGAGACCAGGATCTCTAGCAGCCATCTGTATGTCAATGAGGAATGACTGGTCCATGCCTGAACCCATTAGGCTCAAAAATGGAGCTGAACAAGATGCTTCAGTCATTTACAGTAGTGGACACACTAATGCAAG GGGGAAGAGAAAAGCGCCCCCAGTGGCCAGCCGTGTGTCTGTGAAGAGACTCTGTGTGAGGGGAAGATCCAATGAGTTTACTGGTGTGACGTTCCCTATTGGTCAAGGCTGTTTATACACTGGATACACCAGTACAAG TGAGAAACAACAGGAAATGGAGCCTAGTGATGacaaggaggagatgctggacCAGCAGTCCTACATTGTAGTACTGCAGAGACACCAACTGATGGAGCCCAGTGAAAATCTGGACCCAGAG TCTTTCCAGAGGTCAAAGTCAAATGCCTCATTGTTGAGAGAAATACACAGAG ACTATGATGTGAGGAGAGTCCAGATGAAACACAAGACCAAACTAGaatctacatttaaacacatttttgaagggATTGCAAAGCAGGGAAACCCAACCCTCCTGAACAGAATCTACACTGAGCTATACAtcacagagggagagagagaaggagtcAATGATGAACATGAGGTGTGGCAGATCGAGAGTGCTTACAGGACACACAGTTCACTAGACACTCCTATCAACTGCAACGACATTTTCAAGTGCCTACCTGGTCAAGAGAGAACCATCAGAACTGTGCTGACCAAGGGCATTGCTGGCATTGGAAAAACAGTTTCTGTGCAGAAGTTCATCCTTGACTGGGCTGAAGGAAAAGCCAATCAGGACattgatttcatttttgttcttccttttcGGGAACTCAATTTAATTAAAGATGAGCAGTACAGTCTTCTTGAACTTCTTCATGAGTTCTATCCAGAAATAGAAAATATCAAAGACATcagatttaataaatataaagttaTGCTGATCTTTGATGGTCTGGATGAAAGCAGACTTCCGTTGAATTTTCATCACATGAGGTTGTCTGATGTTAAGGAGGCCACATCAGTCGATGTGTTGTTGACCAACCTCATTAAGAGGATTCTTCTTccttctgctctcctgtggatAACAACCAGGCCAGCAGCAGCCAGTCAGATCCCTCCTGAGTATGTTGACCAGGTGACAGAGATTCGGGGGTTTAATGACCCACAAAAAGAGGAGTATTTTCATAAAAGATTCAGTGATGAGGATCTGGCCAACAGAATTATATCTCACATACAGTCATCAAGGAGcctctacatcatgtgtcacataccagttttctgttggatttcagcaaCTGTTCTTGAGAAAATGCTAGGTAATGATGGTGGTGAAGAAATACCTACAACTCTGACACAAATGTATACACACTTCCTGCTCATTCAGACCAACATAAAGAACAAGAAGTATCATGGAACCAATGAGACCGACTCCAGAAACGTGTCACAGTCAGACAGAGATCTTATACTTAAGTTGGCAGAGTTAGCTTTCCACCAGCTGGAAAAGGGAAATATCATATTTTATGAAACGGACTTGAAAGACTGTGacattgatgtcagtgaagtATCAGTGTATTCTGGGGTGTGCACCCAAATCTTCAAGGAGGAATCAGTGATGTATAAGAAGAAGGTGTACTGCTTTGTGCATTTGAGCATTCAGGAGTTTCTTGCTGCTCTGTATGTCATCCACTGTCATGCCAGCAATAAAATGGATTCCCTCaaacttttttctgaaaaaaagtcAAGAGTCTCACATCTCGAAATGCTTTTGAATGAGTTGCACAAACTCGCAGTTAACAAGGCCTTGGAGAGTAAGAATGGACATCTGGACCTCTTCCTTCGCTTCCTTCTTGGCCTCTCAATGGACTCCAACAAGAGTCTCTTACAAGGGTTgtttacacagactgagagcAGCTCAGAGAGCATCAAGAAAACAGTTAAATACATTAAAGTACTGAGGACGAAGTATCCTTCACCTGAGAGGTATATGAATCTTTTCCTCTGTTTGGTTGAATTGAATGACTTTTCCCTTCTGAAGAAAGTCCAGAAGTACCGGGACAGTTCTTCAGGGGAGAAACTCACTCCTGCAGAGTGTTCCTGTCTGGCCTATGTGCTCCTCATGTCGAATGAGGTATTGGATGTGTTTGATATCTCAACATTCAACACGTCACCAGAGGGTCGTATCAGACTCATCCCAGCTGTGAAGTGCTGCAGAAAGGCTGTGTGA